The following coding sequences lie in one Lolium perenne isolate Kyuss_39 chromosome 2, Kyuss_2.0, whole genome shotgun sequence genomic window:
- the LOC127330118 gene encoding uncharacterized protein, translating to MIKELIRIGSQFIGYREYASRTEEKLAEANKRADALAQKLEQSEAARKKAKLVASEAKAEADEAKAKAASVEDLQKKLEDAETALNEHKAAQATREQGILKRLKSQSRRTQNQTNQEFDLENPDNDPLLDALSYLELHGSEIREGVANANAGLSTLFPYFFPKKEEPPTFLALAKSFNSSEDLGLKMRQENMKIAVESTVALVADSQQTVDWMKVGDTDQIEQPRWRSLIKAAKPNTKKILAYLGIKPASTPSSSRPEV from the exons atgatcaaagagcttatccgcatcggatcccaattcattgggtaccgtgaatatgccagcagaactgaag agaaacttgcagaggccaacaaacgtgccgacgcacttgctcaaaaactggagcaaagtgaagcggcccgcaagaaagccaaacttgttgctagcgaagccaaagcagaggctgatgaagccaaagcaaaagctgctagtgtcgaagatctgcagaaaaaacttgaggatgctgaaactgctttaaacgagcacaaagctgcacaggctactcgtgagcaggggatcctcaagcgcctgaaatcacaaagtcgacgcactcaaa accaaacaaaccaagagtttgacctggaaaatcccgacaatgatcctctccttgacgcgctttcttatctggagcttcatggatccgaaattcgtgaaggcgtggcgaatgctaatgcgggactgtcgacgctgttcccctacttcttcccgaagaaagaggagcccccgactttccttgcccttgccaagagcttcaattcatcagaggaccttggactgaagatgcgccaggaaaacatgaagattgctgtcgagagtactgttgccctggtcgctgacagccaacaaactgttgattggatgaaggttggcgacaccgatcagatagagcagccaagatggaggtcgttgattaaggcagccaagcccaacacgaagaaaatcctggcctatcttgggatcaaaccagcttcaactcctagctcatcaaggccggaggtctag
- the LOC127333224 gene encoding cysteine-rich receptor-like protein kinase 6 isoform X2, producing MAAHELLLTLAIVAVALLPSPAAEAYPWVICGPSTYTAKSHYLANINRIGATLPKNASQSPVLFATAKVGAAPDQVWALALCRGDANASYCFACLDQAFQDLPNACPFSKEATVFYDSCVLHYSNIHSRPTDGSTYSQSRPVRNIFNATVEPARFQRLVAALVNATVSYAVYNSTRLYASGEAGFDREFPKVYAWAQCTPDLTPARCRDCLVQNMDYLADLFTDSIGARVVGMRCSYRYDTVPFFDGPVMVRLAGTSASSPAPASAPASSGEPASAPAGVPNVLTPVTAAGKDPNYSTEAADIDSVDSMLIDISTLRAATVDFSEINKLGEGGFGSVYKRTLPNGEDIAVKRLSKGSAQGVEELKNELALVAKLKHKNLVTLVGVCLEQQERLLVYEFVPGRSLDKIIFDTERREQLDWVHRYKIINGIARGMQYLHEDSQLKVVHRDLKASNILLDNDMNPKISDFGLARLFGRDQTQAVTNRVVGTYGYMAPEYATRGNYSVKSDAFSFGVMVLEILTGRKNNDIYNSQQSENLLTMMWEHWTAGTVLSMMDLSMRSSFSESEALKCIHIGLLCVQGSPADRPVMSSVVMMLGSESVSLRAPSKPTFYGRNNVGANSSIASTSNLLDGPRDSI from the exons ATGGCGGCTCACGAGCTCCTCCTGACCTTGGCCATCGTCGCCGTCGCGTTGCTACCTTCCCCCGCGGCGGAAGCGTACCCGTGGGTAATTTGCGGCCCGAGCACCTACACGGCCAAGAGCCATTACCTGGCGAACATCAACCGCATCGGTGCCACCCTCCCCAAGAACGCCTCCCAGTCCCCGGTCCTCTTCGCCACCGCCAAGGTCGGCGCCGCTCCGGACCAAGTATGGGCTCTCGCGCTCTGCCGCGGCGACGCCAACGCCTCCTACTGCTTCGCCTGCCTCGACCAGGCCTTCCAGGACCTGCCGAACGCGTGCCCCTTCAGCAAGGAGGCCACCGTCTTCTACGACTCCTGCGTGCTCCACTACTCCAACATCCATTCCCGCCCCACCGACGGCAGCACATACAGCCAGAGCCGTCCGGTCCGCAACATATTCAACGCCACGGTCGAGCCGGCCCGGTTCCAGCGCCTTGTGGCGGCGCTCGTGAACGCCACCGTGAGCTACGCCGTGTACAACTCCACGCGGTTGTACGCGTCCGGGGAGGCCGGCTTCGACCGGGAGTTCCCCAAGGTGTACGCCTGGGCGCAGTGCACGCCGGACCTCACGCCGGCGCGCTGCCGGGACTGCCTCGTCCAGAACATGGACTACTTGGCGGATCTGTTCACGGACTCTATCGGAGCCAGGGTTGTTGGGATGAGGTGCAGCTACCGGTACGACACGGTGCCCTTCTTTGATGGCCCGGTCATGGTGCGGCTGGCCGGAACGTCCGCCAGTTCTCCAGCACCGGCCTCAGCGCCGGCCAGTTCCGGAGAACCGGCCTCAGCGCCGGCTGGGGTGCCCAATGTTTTGACGCCTGTGACGGCCGCCGGAAAAG ATCCAAATTATTCTACTGAAGCTGCGGACATCGACAGTGTAGACTCCATGCTGATTGACATTTCAACATTGCGTGCTGCAACGGTTGATTTTTCGGAAATCAACAAGCTCGGAGAAGGCGGATTCGGTTCGGTGTACAAG CGTACTCTGCCCAACGGCGAAGATATAGCAGTGAAGAGACTGTCAAAGGGCTCAGCACAAGGAGTGGAGGAGCTGAAAAATGAGCTCGCCTTGGTTGCTAAGCTGAAGCACAAGAACCTCGTTACGCTTGTTGGCGTCTGCCTGGAGCAGCAGGAGCGGCTGCTCGTCTACGAGTTTGTCCCAGGCCGGAGCCTTGACAAGATCATATTTG ACACCGAGAGACGTGAGCAGCTTGACTGGGTACATAGGTACAAGATCATAAACGGAATCGCCCGAGGCATGCAGTACCTCCATGAAGATTCCCAACTCAAAGTAGTGCATCGTGATCTCAAAGCCAGCAACATCTTGCTTGACAACGACATGAACCCCAAGATCTCAGACTTCGGCCTCGCCAGGCTCTtcgggcgagaccagacgcaggcCGTCACGAACCGTGTCGTCGGAACATA TGGGTACATGGCGCCGGAGTATGCGACGCGAGGAAACTACTCAGTGAAATCAGACGCGTTCAGCTTCGGGGTCATGGTTCTCGAGATCCTGACCGGGAGGAAGAACAACGACATCTACAATTCCCAGCAATCGGAAAATCTTTTAACTATG ATGTGGGAGCATTGGACGGCCGGGACAGTATTGAGTATGATGGACCTGTCCATGAGAAGCAGCTTCTCGGAAAGCGAAGCGTTGAAATGCATCCACATAGGGCTTCTATGCGTTCAGGGTAGCCCGGCGGACCGGCCGGTGATGTCGTCGGTGGTCATGATGCTTGGAAGTGAAAGTGTCTCACTCAGAGCTCCGTCCAAGCCGACGTTCTATGGAAGGAACAATGTTGGTGCCAACTCGAGCATCGCGTCCACGTCAAACCTTTTGGATGGCCCTCGAGATTCCATTTAA
- the LOC127333224 gene encoding cysteine-rich receptor-like protein kinase 6 isoform X1, giving the protein MAAHELLLTLAIVAVALLPSPAAEAYPWVICGPSTYTAKSHYLANINRIGATLPKNASQSPVLFATAKVGAAPDQVWALALCRGDANASYCFACLDQAFQDLPNACPFSKEATVFYDSCVLHYSNIHSRPTDGSTYSQSRPVRNIFNATVEPARFQRLVAALVNATVSYAVYNSTRLYASGEAGFDREFPKVYAWAQCTPDLTPARCRDCLVQNMDYLADLFTDSIGARVVGMRCSYRYDTVPFFDGPVMVRLAGTSASSPAPASAPASSGEPASAPAGVPNVLTPVTAAGKGRNYSVPAWVLIVVLPTIAAINLFACLLLWRRRRALAQAKQPYPNYSTEAADIDSVDSMLIDISTLRAATVDFSEINKLGEGGFGSVYKRTLPNGEDIAVKRLSKGSAQGVEELKNELALVAKLKHKNLVTLVGVCLEQQERLLVYEFVPGRSLDKIIFDTERREQLDWVHRYKIINGIARGMQYLHEDSQLKVVHRDLKASNILLDNDMNPKISDFGLARLFGRDQTQAVTNRVVGTYGYMAPEYATRGNYSVKSDAFSFGVMVLEILTGRKNNDIYNSQQSENLLTMMWEHWTAGTVLSMMDLSMRSSFSESEALKCIHIGLLCVQGSPADRPVMSSVVMMLGSESVSLRAPSKPTFYGRNNVGANSSIASTSNLLDGPRDSI; this is encoded by the exons ATGGCGGCTCACGAGCTCCTCCTGACCTTGGCCATCGTCGCCGTCGCGTTGCTACCTTCCCCCGCGGCGGAAGCGTACCCGTGGGTAATTTGCGGCCCGAGCACCTACACGGCCAAGAGCCATTACCTGGCGAACATCAACCGCATCGGTGCCACCCTCCCCAAGAACGCCTCCCAGTCCCCGGTCCTCTTCGCCACCGCCAAGGTCGGCGCCGCTCCGGACCAAGTATGGGCTCTCGCGCTCTGCCGCGGCGACGCCAACGCCTCCTACTGCTTCGCCTGCCTCGACCAGGCCTTCCAGGACCTGCCGAACGCGTGCCCCTTCAGCAAGGAGGCCACCGTCTTCTACGACTCCTGCGTGCTCCACTACTCCAACATCCATTCCCGCCCCACCGACGGCAGCACATACAGCCAGAGCCGTCCGGTCCGCAACATATTCAACGCCACGGTCGAGCCGGCCCGGTTCCAGCGCCTTGTGGCGGCGCTCGTGAACGCCACCGTGAGCTACGCCGTGTACAACTCCACGCGGTTGTACGCGTCCGGGGAGGCCGGCTTCGACCGGGAGTTCCCCAAGGTGTACGCCTGGGCGCAGTGCACGCCGGACCTCACGCCGGCGCGCTGCCGGGACTGCCTCGTCCAGAACATGGACTACTTGGCGGATCTGTTCACGGACTCTATCGGAGCCAGGGTTGTTGGGATGAGGTGCAGCTACCGGTACGACACGGTGCCCTTCTTTGATGGCCCGGTCATGGTGCGGCTGGCCGGAACGTCCGCCAGTTCTCCAGCACCGGCCTCAGCGCCGGCCAGTTCCGGAGAACCGGCCTCAGCGCCGGCTGGGGTGCCCAATGTTTTGACGCCTGTGACGGCCGCCGGAAAAG GGAGGAACTACAGTGTTCCTGCTTGGGTTCTTATAGTTGTTCTTCCTACTATAGCAGCAATTAACCTTTTCGCTTGCTTGCTTCTCTGGAGGAGGCGGCGAGCGCTAGCACAAGCAAAGCAGCCAT ATCCAAATTATTCTACTGAAGCTGCGGACATCGACAGTGTAGACTCCATGCTGATTGACATTTCAACATTGCGTGCTGCAACGGTTGATTTTTCGGAAATCAACAAGCTCGGAGAAGGCGGATTCGGTTCGGTGTACAAG CGTACTCTGCCCAACGGCGAAGATATAGCAGTGAAGAGACTGTCAAAGGGCTCAGCACAAGGAGTGGAGGAGCTGAAAAATGAGCTCGCCTTGGTTGCTAAGCTGAAGCACAAGAACCTCGTTACGCTTGTTGGCGTCTGCCTGGAGCAGCAGGAGCGGCTGCTCGTCTACGAGTTTGTCCCAGGCCGGAGCCTTGACAAGATCATATTTG ACACCGAGAGACGTGAGCAGCTTGACTGGGTACATAGGTACAAGATCATAAACGGAATCGCCCGAGGCATGCAGTACCTCCATGAAGATTCCCAACTCAAAGTAGTGCATCGTGATCTCAAAGCCAGCAACATCTTGCTTGACAACGACATGAACCCCAAGATCTCAGACTTCGGCCTCGCCAGGCTCTtcgggcgagaccagacgcaggcCGTCACGAACCGTGTCGTCGGAACATA TGGGTACATGGCGCCGGAGTATGCGACGCGAGGAAACTACTCAGTGAAATCAGACGCGTTCAGCTTCGGGGTCATGGTTCTCGAGATCCTGACCGGGAGGAAGAACAACGACATCTACAATTCCCAGCAATCGGAAAATCTTTTAACTATG ATGTGGGAGCATTGGACGGCCGGGACAGTATTGAGTATGATGGACCTGTCCATGAGAAGCAGCTTCTCGGAAAGCGAAGCGTTGAAATGCATCCACATAGGGCTTCTATGCGTTCAGGGTAGCCCGGCGGACCGGCCGGTGATGTCGTCGGTGGTCATGATGCTTGGAAGTGAAAGTGTCTCACTCAGAGCTCCGTCCAAGCCGACGTTCTATGGAAGGAACAATGTTGGTGCCAACTCGAGCATCGCGTCCACGTCAAACCTTTTGGATGGCCCTCGAGATTCCATTTAA